The Fusibacter sp. A1 genomic interval ACAAGTAAGGGGGAGTTCTAAATGGCAGACTTTTTATCAATACTTTTGATATCCTTGGGACTTTTCTTCTTTTTAGTGGGTGCGATCGGTGTGATTAGATTTCCTGACGCGCTTACCAGAGCGCATGGTGCCGCAAAATCTGATACGCTTGGTGCGGCGCTATGTATTGTGGGGCTTATGATTAAGGCTGGATTTACTCCTGTCAGTTTTAAGCTGATGCTGATTGTTTTCTTTTTATGGACAGCTAATCCTACAGCGGCACATATGGTGGCAAAAGC includes:
- the mnhG gene encoding monovalent cation/H(+) antiporter subunit G — its product is MADFLSILLISLGLFFFLVGAIGVIRFPDALTRAHGAAKSDTLGAALCIVGLMIKAGFTPVSFKLMLIVFFLWTANPTAAHMVAKAITVKKMTEER